Proteins co-encoded in one Natrinema sp. CBA1119 genomic window:
- a CDS encoding permease → MQATIIDGVLESLRIGVGFLWTAAWAIIMGLTITSLVQVYVSKERMAQVLGEGDLTGLTKATVFGAASSGCSFGAVAIGKGLFKKGAHAVNFLAFMFASTNLIVELGLMILILLGWEFLLAELLGGLILIAVMAVIVHLTLPENLFSEVRETLNERDHASGITEDPTCGMEGKDEYTLTTDGGETLKFCSEGCIETYRQETSSSGGWREELLSWGGWYKVGNQYRKEWSMIWKDVVAGFLISGFVIVFVPQWVWNTLFIQGDGLLVTAENAIMGVAIAVISFVGSMGNVPFAVALWGGGISFAGVIAFVYADLITIPVLNVYRKYYGWKIMLYILGVFFVTMAFTGFLMELLFDALGIVPDLAGGETATEQTYFELNYTFYLNIIAFALSGFLLYVYRRGLGAPGQYRDPVCGMRTDDEGPSASHDGTTYYFCSKTCKRTFEEEPTEFADQSPQISSHDHDH, encoded by the coding sequence ATGCAGGCGACGATAATTGATGGTGTCCTCGAGTCTCTCCGTATCGGGGTCGGGTTTCTCTGGACGGCGGCGTGGGCGATCATCATGGGCCTCACGATTACGAGTCTGGTCCAGGTCTACGTCTCGAAGGAGCGGATGGCACAGGTGCTGGGTGAGGGCGATCTAACTGGACTTACCAAGGCGACTGTGTTCGGAGCAGCGAGTAGTGGCTGTAGTTTCGGGGCCGTCGCCATTGGGAAGGGCCTGTTCAAGAAGGGCGCCCACGCGGTGAACTTCCTCGCGTTCATGTTCGCCTCGACGAACCTCATCGTCGAACTTGGGTTGATGATCCTGATCCTGCTCGGGTGGGAGTTCCTTCTCGCAGAGCTGCTCGGCGGCCTCATCCTTATCGCCGTCATGGCGGTCATCGTTCACCTCACGCTTCCTGAAAACCTGTTTAGCGAAGTTCGAGAAACGCTCAACGAGCGCGATCACGCATCGGGCATCACGGAGGACCCCACCTGCGGGATGGAGGGGAAAGACGAGTACACCCTCACGACTGACGGCGGTGAGACACTCAAATTCTGCTCGGAGGGCTGCATTGAGACCTACCGCCAGGAGACATCGAGTAGCGGCGGGTGGCGCGAGGAGCTGCTGTCGTGGGGTGGCTGGTACAAGGTCGGGAACCAGTACCGCAAGGAGTGGTCGATGATCTGGAAGGACGTCGTTGCGGGCTTTCTCATCTCCGGGTTTGTCATCGTCTTCGTTCCGCAGTGGGTCTGGAACACGCTGTTCATCCAGGGCGACGGCCTGCTCGTGACCGCCGAGAACGCGATCATGGGCGTCGCCATCGCCGTCATCAGCTTCGTCGGCAGTATGGGTAACGTCCCGTTCGCCGTCGCGCTCTGGGGCGGTGGCATCAGCTTCGCCGGCGTCATCGCATTCGTCTACGCCGACCTCATCACGATCCCCGTGTTGAACGTCTACCGGAAGTACTACGGCTGGAAGATTATGCTGTACATCCTCGGCGTCTTCTTCGTCACGATGGCGTTCACGGGCTTCCTCATGGAACTGCTATTCGACGCGCTCGGCATCGTTCCGGATCTAGCCGGCGGCGAAACCGCGACCGAGCAGACGTACTTCGAACTGAACTACACGTTCTACCTCAATATTATCGCCTTCGCGCTCTCTGGATTCCTTCTCTACGTTTACCGGCGGGGACTCGGCGCGCCGGGTCAGTATCGTGATCCGGTGTGTGGGATGCGAACCGACGATGAGGGTCCGAGTGCGTCCCATGATGGGACGACGTACTATTTTTGCTCGAAGACCTGCAAGCGAACGTTCGAGGAAGAGCCCACGGAATTTGCTGATCAAAGCCCGCAGATATCAAGCCACGATCACGACCACTGA
- a CDS encoding MarR family transcriptional regulator, with the protein MNQRRADSVVGILLGFVLLAGGALSWRAYQQRRAIEQSMGSMMDSSVGAMHGPDPLWYVVGTLLVAGVIGGVYYVVRGELTDSEVADTTDYIGSDQTSAATPTSVDDGASQAKSLNPESAPKARVLDLLPDDERRVLEPVLSSPGITQIELRDRSGFSKSKVSQTVSSLEERGLLYRERQGRTYRVYPSDDLQNQETQ; encoded by the coding sequence ATGAACCAACGTCGAGCAGATTCTGTCGTCGGTATTCTCCTCGGGTTCGTTCTCCTAGCCGGCGGGGCACTCAGTTGGCGGGCCTATCAACAGCGTCGCGCTATCGAGCAATCGATGGGGTCGATGATGGATTCTTCCGTGGGGGCGATGCACGGCCCAGACCCTCTCTGGTACGTGGTTGGAACCCTGCTAGTCGCAGGCGTTATCGGTGGCGTCTATTACGTGGTCCGGGGAGAACTCACCGATTCGGAAGTGGCCGACACGACGGACTATATCGGTTCCGATCAAACATCGGCAGCAACGCCTACGTCGGTGGACGATGGAGCCTCGCAAGCGAAGTCTCTCAATCCCGAATCGGCCCCGAAGGCGCGCGTTCTCGATCTCTTACCGGACGATGAACGACGCGTCCTCGAACCCGTCCTGAGCTCTCCCGGAATCACGCAGATCGAACTTCGGGATCGATCTGGATTCTCGAAGAGCAAAGTGAGCCAGACCGTGAGTTCACTCGAAGAGCGCGGTCTGCTGTACCGAGAACGACAAGGCCGGACGTATCGTGTTTACCCGAGTGACGACCTACAAAATCAAGAGACACAGTAA
- a CDS encoding DUF302 domain-containing protein, whose amino-acid sequence MEYTIQITTAGEFDDVVDATNAALKDEGFGVLCDIDIQATLEEKLGEEFRQYRILGACNPPVAYEGLSAEIELGALLPCNVIVYENDDGDIVVSAVDPEQLVGIADNDALDSIATEVNERFDRVLAAVTDEFGSASEA is encoded by the coding sequence ATGGAATACACAATACAGATCACAACTGCTGGTGAGTTCGACGATGTCGTCGACGCAACGAACGCTGCACTCAAAGATGAGGGATTCGGGGTCCTCTGTGACATTGACATTCAGGCGACACTCGAGGAGAAACTCGGCGAAGAGTTCCGACAGTATCGGATCCTCGGTGCGTGCAATCCACCGGTGGCATACGAAGGATTGAGTGCAGAAATCGAACTCGGCGCGCTTTTGCCCTGCAACGTCATCGTCTACGAGAATGATGACGGCGACATCGTGGTGAGTGCAGTCGACCCCGAACAGCTGGTCGGAATCGCTGACAACGACGCACTTGACTCCATCGCAACTGAGGTCAACGAACGATTTGACCGTGTACTGGCAGCCGTTACAGATGAATTCGGATCCGCGTCGGAGGCCTGA
- a CDS encoding SHOCT domain-containing protein: MASSDQLDTTTILLLVLGAFILIPMLMMGFGGMMEYGGMMGQYGSTGGWWPFIGMVVPLAFLLVLLGGGYLIIRRVPDTQSSHNPAIEEMRLAYARGDLTDEEFEARREKLEQSE; encoded by the coding sequence ATGGCTTCATCAGATCAACTGGACACGACGACGATACTGCTCCTCGTGCTCGGTGCGTTCATCCTCATTCCTATGCTCATGATGGGGTTCGGTGGGATGATGGAATACGGGGGCATGATGGGCCAGTACGGTAGTACAGGTGGCTGGTGGCCCTTCATCGGAATGGTCGTACCGCTCGCCTTCCTCCTTGTGCTTCTGGGCGGAGGTTATCTCATTATCCGTCGAGTGCCCGACACACAATCGTCTCACAATCCTGCGATTGAAGAGATGCGTCTGGCGTACGCTCGTGGAGATCTCACCGACGAAGAGTTCGAAGCCCGACGTGAGAAACTCGAACAATCAGAGTAA
- a CDS encoding plastocyanin/azurin family copper-binding protein, producing the protein MGNNYFDPIGLRVDLGTTVRFELAAGTHSATAYPDRVPDGASAFDSGTISQGRFEHTFDTPGTYDYYCIPPQVDWDGRTDRCWES; encoded by the coding sequence ATGGGGAACAATTACTTCGATCCAATCGGTCTGCGAGTCGATCTCGGGACAACCGTTCGGTTTGAACTTGCAGCCGGGACACATTCCGCCACGGCGTACCCGGATCGCGTTCCGGACGGTGCTTCCGCCTTCGATAGCGGCACGATCTCGCAGGGGCGTTTCGAACACACGTTCGACACGCCAGGGACGTACGATTACTACTGTATCCCCCCACAAGTCGATTGGGATGGTCGGACGGATCGTTGTTGGGAGTCCTAG
- a CDS encoding SHOCT domain-containing protein has protein sequence MGGLPVVGGVLGSSGILGGALYWLGNRTSPRSSTDHSAREVLQERYARGEIDEEEYRRRRERLDASDEDVSN, from the coding sequence ATGGGGGGACTCCCAGTTGTTGGTGGGGTGCTTGGAAGTTCGGGCATTCTCGGTGGCGCCCTTTACTGGCTCGGAAATCGAACGTCTCCTCGTTCGAGTACTGATCACTCAGCCAGAGAAGTGCTTCAAGAGCGCTATGCTAGAGGTGAGATTGATGAGGAAGAATATAGACGCCGTCGTGAGCGACTGGACGCATCCGATGAGGACGTCTCCAATTAA
- a CDS encoding ABC transporter permease has product MNRTTTAFSIGIKEQARNYVLVALLVVLPVSFITLAFAVTQDVKMPVRTLVDGETVTVMRGMPEVHGVIMTPITSALIAGLAGLFLMREAKDTDGRLAVAGYRARQVITARFGVLAAITLIVTGVSVAVMLVDFQPEHLWWFVAAMLVVSVTYGLIGMLVGAVFDRLAGMWLMLILPMLDIGLFQDPLFIQSEPEWWMKLLPGYWPVRVMVDTGLTTDVDTALSLVWATGYLLLVAVLTIGVYYRATQGK; this is encoded by the coding sequence ATGAACCGTACGACAACGGCGTTCTCAATCGGTATCAAAGAACAGGCACGAAACTACGTCCTCGTCGCTCTACTGGTCGTCTTACCGGTCTCGTTCATCACGTTGGCGTTCGCAGTCACTCAGGATGTCAAGATGCCGGTTCGGACGCTCGTCGACGGTGAGACGGTGACGGTCATGCGAGGGATGCCTGAGGTCCACGGAGTGATCATGACGCCGATTACGAGCGCCCTCATCGCGGGACTCGCTGGGTTGTTCCTGATGCGAGAAGCCAAAGACACAGACGGTCGTCTGGCAGTCGCCGGCTATCGTGCACGACAGGTAATCACTGCCCGGTTTGGGGTCCTCGCAGCAATCACTCTCATCGTCACCGGCGTCTCAGTCGCTGTGATGCTCGTCGATTTCCAGCCTGAGCATCTCTGGTGGTTCGTCGCAGCGATGCTCGTTGTCTCGGTCACGTATGGTCTTATTGGGATGCTCGTGGGGGCCGTTTTCGACCGCCTAGCCGGGATGTGGCTAATGCTGATTCTCCCGATGCTCGATATCGGACTCTTCCAGGATCCGCTGTTCATCCAGTCCGAGCCCGAATGGTGGATGAAACTACTCCCCGGCTATTGGCCTGTCCGTGTGATGGTCGATACCGGACTCACGACGGACGTAGATACGGCTCTCTCGTTAGTGTGGGCTACTGGATATCTCCTCCTCGTAGCTGTGCTCACAATCGGCGTGTACTACCGAGCCACACAGGGGAAATGA
- a CDS encoding ABC transporter permease — translation MAGLPTMPTVEAIPINLGRLLGAIFGVAIIAGLMGLAQMISARAADRRLVQTGYPPRTLLATRLATLGGVTVVVAAVNYGVLWLTISPEAPVLTFVFLVLAGLVYAFLGALVGALLPRLFEGSLVVVFLAMMDAFLSGDSPLAADVPEFVEYFPLYHPKELLQEAMFQGTYTTGDLGFVAGYLLVLLVLVTAVFGMTMRTSGGWSA, via the coding sequence ATGGCAGGACTGCCGACCATGCCGACGGTCGAGGCGATTCCGATCAATCTTGGTCGCCTCCTCGGAGCGATATTCGGAGTCGCCATCATCGCCGGCCTGATGGGACTCGCCCAGATGATTAGTGCGCGTGCAGCCGATCGGCGACTCGTTCAGACAGGCTATCCACCCCGAACACTGCTTGCGACTCGATTAGCGACACTCGGAGGTGTGACCGTTGTCGTGGCTGCCGTAAACTACGGCGTTCTCTGGCTGACGATTTCACCGGAAGCCCCTGTTCTGACGTTCGTATTCCTCGTACTCGCTGGCCTGGTCTATGCGTTCCTCGGCGCACTCGTCGGGGCGCTCCTTCCGCGACTGTTCGAAGGCTCGCTCGTCGTGGTGTTCCTCGCGATGATGGACGCGTTCCTCAGTGGCGACAGCCCACTGGCCGCCGACGTTCCCGAGTTCGTGGAGTACTTCCCGCTCTATCATCCGAAGGAACTCCTTCAGGAGGCGATGTTCCAAGGTACATATACAACGGGTGATCTCGGCTTCGTTGCCGGATACCTGCTAGTCTTGCTCGTGCTCGTCACCGCAGTGTTCGGAATGACGATGCGCACCAGTGGTGGGTGGTCCGCATGA
- a CDS encoding ABC transporter ATP-binding protein yields the protein METSTDVDVTLSTNGELVRAEEIEKTYGSRFPFTRSVPVLSGANIAIQAGEIVGIVGENGSGKSTLMNILVGVLDQDAGTVQRAGTVGWCPQEPLLYDRLTVAETFRLFGAGYGMTLEEVDEAKHRLATKLDFEQYLEYRIDQLSGGNRQKINLSIALMHDPDVLMLDEPYTGFDWETYLTFWDLAEELAADGTAVTMISHLIEEQNRLDRIYEVRDGQVYDVTDQEGETDATASERGEETDE from the coding sequence ATGGAGACATCGACAGACGTTGACGTGACATTAAGTACCAATGGGGAACTCGTCCGCGCCGAAGAAATAGAGAAAACGTATGGATCGAGATTCCCATTTACACGGTCAGTTCCCGTCCTATCCGGTGCTAACATCGCCATTCAAGCGGGAGAGATCGTCGGCATCGTCGGCGAAAATGGGTCTGGCAAATCCACACTCATGAATATCCTCGTCGGCGTACTCGATCAGGATGCAGGAACGGTTCAACGAGCGGGGACAGTTGGTTGGTGTCCACAGGAACCGCTGCTCTACGACCGCTTGACTGTCGCAGAGACGTTCCGACTGTTCGGGGCCGGATACGGGATGACCCTCGAGGAGGTTGACGAGGCAAAACACCGACTCGCAACGAAACTCGACTTCGAACAGTACCTTGAGTATCGAATCGACCAACTCAGCGGCGGGAACCGTCAAAAAATCAATCTCAGTATCGCCCTGATGCACGACCCGGACGTCCTCATGCTGGACGAGCCCTACACCGGATTCGACTGGGAGACGTATCTCACGTTCTGGGATCTCGCCGAGGAACTCGCTGCCGACGGAACAGCTGTCACGATGATTTCACACCTGATCGAGGAGCAAAATCGTCTCGACCGCATCTACGAGGTTCGTGATGGACAAGTCTACGACGTGACTGACCAGGAAGGCGAGACTGATGCAACGGCCAGTGAACGGGGGGAAGAGACTGATGAATAG
- a CDS encoding DoxX family membrane protein has translation MATNDLTTVQTRMLGRDVTFSVSQPWLAYWLVIMRLIAGWWLLHAGLDKLINWPFDASWFVGGAAQGTSLGPVVTLFSSGAGLAFTNVAVPVGQLLIGLGLVFGALTRTAAFFGAFMMMFFYFINGETGGWANGVVTGELLGLLIFGMIATLGAGRVLGVDAYLQSTEFVQNHPRLQYLIG, from the coding sequence ATGGCAACCAATGATCTCACCACTGTTCAGACCCGAATGCTCGGGCGAGACGTAACGTTCAGCGTGTCCCAGCCGTGGCTGGCCTATTGGCTGGTCATCATGCGCCTCATCGCTGGCTGGTGGCTGTTGCATGCTGGACTCGACAAACTCATTAATTGGCCGTTCGACGCAAGTTGGTTCGTCGGCGGTGCGGCCCAAGGAACGAGTCTTGGGCCCGTCGTCACTCTGTTCAGTAGTGGTGCCGGCTTGGCATTCACAAACGTCGCGGTGCCTGTCGGCCAGTTGTTAATCGGTTTGGGCTTGGTCTTCGGAGCGCTCACCCGCACGGCGGCGTTCTTCGGCGCATTCATGATGATGTTCTTTTATTTCATCAACGGCGAGACTGGCGGCTGGGCCAACGGTGTCGTCACGGGCGAATTGCTAGGCCTCCTAATCTTTGGGATGATTGCCACGCTCGGTGCCGGGCGCGTCCTCGGCGTTGACGCGTACCTACAAAGCACTGAGTTCGTCCAGAACCACCCCCGGCTTCAGTACCTCATCGGCTAA
- a CDS encoding DUF411 domain-containing protein yields MTNAQQFNSPDCSCCGQYASYLREYLDTTLRETETEDVTALKSRNNIPAELQSCHTLVLDEYVVEGHVPAEVIATMLDEKPIIDGIALPGMPAGSPGMGGTKSGSFTVYELSGGKTGDVYAEI; encoded by the coding sequence GTGACGAACGCTCAGCAATTCAATTCACCGGACTGTAGCTGTTGCGGACAGTATGCGTCGTATCTGCGCGAGTATCTCGACACGACACTCAGGGAAACCGAAACCGAGGATGTGACGGCTCTCAAGAGCCGAAACAACATTCCAGCGGAACTACAGAGCTGTCACACACTCGTACTTGACGAGTACGTTGTTGAGGGACACGTTCCTGCTGAGGTAATCGCGACGATGCTTGATGAAAAGCCGATAATCGACGGCATCGCGTTGCCCGGGATGCCAGCCGGTTCGCCGGGAATGGGCGGAACGAAGTCCGGCTCGTTCACCGTGTACGAACTCAGCGGCGGAAAGACTGGTGATGTGTACGCCGAAATTTAA
- a CDS encoding heavy-metal-associated domain-containing protein, with the protein MVQTITIEGMACEHCEQTVEEALEGVDGVTTATADRNSESATVEGSAELNELVTVVEDAGYDAST; encoded by the coding sequence ATGGTCCAGACCATCACCATCGAAGGGATGGCCTGTGAACACTGTGAGCAAACCGTAGAGGAAGCACTTGAAGGAGTTGACGGAGTCACTACTGCAACTGCGGATCGGAACTCCGAGTCCGCGACAGTCGAGGGGTCTGCCGAACTGAATGAACTCGTTACTGTCGTCGAAGACGCCGGCTACGATGCGTCGACGTAA
- a CDS encoding SHOCT domain-containing protein, producing MQNPIQSRGIRSLGLIVVVALTLAVVGGMALTHATVPDAMMWEWHEGMWNDGHMAGWGVWGWGMMVFGLLWMALLLALPVYFVYWLITQSQTNGHTEDSALAVLQERYARGEIDDEEFDRRRDRLTPDDGR from the coding sequence ATGCAAAATCCAATTCAATCACGCGGGATTCGTTCTCTGGGACTCATCGTCGTCGTAGCACTCACGCTGGCAGTCGTCGGCGGGATGGCTCTAACGCACGCGACCGTTCCGGACGCAATGATGTGGGAGTGGCACGAGGGAATGTGGAACGACGGCCACATGGCTGGTTGGGGCGTCTGGGGCTGGGGAATGATGGTGTTCGGCCTGCTGTGGATGGCACTTCTCCTCGCCCTTCCTGTCTATTTCGTCTACTGGCTAATAACGCAGTCACAAACAAACGGTCACACTGAAGATAGCGCGCTTGCCGTCCTCCAGGAGCGGTACGCTCGAGGTGAGATCGACGATGAGGAGTTCGACCGCCGTCGCGATCGTCTTACACCTGACGACGGCCGTTAA
- a CDS encoding DoxX family membrane protein encodes MSTLDTGMNQLESKIGGLTVGGKVHSLSAWFVLALRLMMGYAFAYSGFTKITGEFGAGGYLSNVAATNGNPLAEMFAWMGSTPWFVEFANVAVPWGELLIGLGLLVGAFVRLAAFFGALMMLMFYFGNWDMGHGFINGDFAYMLVFLAVAAFAAGRILGLDQYIEQYEVGGQALVERYPRLEYILG; translated from the coding sequence ATGTCTACACTCGACACCGGCATGAACCAGCTCGAGAGCAAGATCGGCGGACTGACCGTCGGCGGGAAAGTCCACAGCCTTAGTGCGTGGTTCGTGCTCGCGCTCCGCCTCATGATGGGCTACGCGTTCGCGTACTCCGGGTTTACGAAGATCACCGGTGAGTTCGGGGCCGGCGGCTACCTGTCGAACGTCGCCGCGACGAACGGCAACCCCCTCGCGGAGATGTTCGCGTGGATGGGGAGCACGCCGTGGTTCGTCGAGTTCGCGAACGTCGCCGTGCCGTGGGGCGAACTGCTCATCGGCCTCGGCCTGCTCGTCGGCGCGTTCGTTCGCCTCGCGGCGTTCTTCGGCGCGCTCATGATGCTCATGTTCTACTTCGGCAACTGGGACATGGGTCACGGGTTCATCAACGGGGACTTCGCGTACATGCTCGTGTTCCTCGCGGTCGCCGCGTTCGCTGCGGGCCGCATCCTGGGACTCGACCAGTACATCGAGCAGTACGAGGTCGGCGGCCAGGCGCTCGTCGAGCGCTACCCCCGACTCGAATACATCCTCGGCTAA
- a CDS encoding winged helix-turn-helix domain-containing protein yields MTEEPSPPEVFATLDDEYARDILVATKTERLSAKELSEECDMSRPTVSRRVGRLVEQGLLEEYTHVDPGGRHYSEYEARLERIEVLLQAEGFDVQIDIRPDPADRITSIFEKMRGD; encoded by the coding sequence GTGACTGAGGAGCCGAGTCCGCCGGAGGTCTTCGCCACCCTCGACGACGAGTACGCCCGCGACATCCTCGTGGCGACGAAGACCGAACGGCTGTCCGCGAAAGAACTCAGTGAGGAATGCGACATGTCACGACCGACTGTCTCGCGCCGCGTCGGCCGTCTCGTCGAGCAAGGCCTCCTCGAGGAGTACACGCACGTCGATCCCGGAGGACGGCATTACAGCGAGTACGAGGCGCGACTCGAACGCATCGAAGTCCTCCTCCAGGCGGAGGGCTTCGACGTCCAGATCGACATCCGGCCGGATCCCGCCGATCGGATCACATCCATTTTCGAGAAGATGCGGGGGGACTGA
- a CDS encoding copper-translocating P-type ATPase, whose protein sequence is MDDEPERGVDETDHTHHDEDAHSWHDESQTEGQSEQSLLKTEAEPQSPGEADHGEHSQHDGHDGHDGHGGMHEGHEQMFRRRFFVSTLLSIPVLLYSEMLQEWLGFSVPAFPGSEWINPVFAVVVFAYGGVPFLQMAVPELKDRSPGMMTLISMAISVAFVYSLASVFFPTESAFFWELVTLIDIMLLGHWIEMRSVRRASSAVDELAKLMPDTAERITDDGDTEEVPVSELSEGDLMLVRPGASVPADGIVEKGDSDIEESMITGESKPVSKEPGDEVIGGTINGDGSLRVRVGATGDETTLAGIMRLVEEAQQSKSQTQVLADRAAGWLFYVALGAAVVTAIAWTIAVSFNATVIERVVTVLVIACPHALGLAIPLVVAINTSLAARNGMLVRDRIAMEDARKLDAIIFDKTGTLTEGEHGVVDMATVNSVDEDDALALAAAVESDSEHMIARAIREAAEEQDLTAPDATDFEAIKGRGVRANVDGNEVYVGGPNLLTQLDREVPDHLRRFADEAGQNAQTVVYLVREGELIAAFAMADVIREESFRVVDALHDLGIEVAMLTGDSQDVANAVADELGIDTVFAEVLPEDKDKKVQELQDQGKLVGMVGDGVNDAPALTRADVGIAIGSGTDVAVQSADVILVQNNPMDVVRLVKLSKASYRKMQENIVWAAGYNIFAIPLAAGVLAPIGILLSPAVGALLMSMSTVIVAINAQLLRRIDLSIPSLPDVSSDRGAQPAD, encoded by the coding sequence ATGGACGACGAACCCGAAAGGGGCGTTGACGAAACTGACCATACGCATCACGACGAGGACGCACATAGTTGGCACGACGAGTCACAGACTGAGGGGCAGAGTGAGCAATCGCTCCTCAAAACGGAGGCTGAACCTCAGTCCCCCGGCGAAGCAGACCACGGCGAACACAGTCAGCACGATGGGCACGACGGACACGACGGCCACGGTGGGATGCACGAGGGCCACGAGCAGATGTTTCGGCGGCGCTTTTTCGTCTCGACGCTCCTGTCGATTCCAGTCCTCCTGTACAGCGAAATGCTGCAGGAGTGGCTCGGCTTCTCCGTCCCAGCGTTCCCGGGTAGCGAGTGGATCAACCCCGTCTTCGCGGTAGTCGTCTTCGCGTACGGTGGGGTTCCGTTCCTCCAGATGGCGGTGCCGGAACTGAAAGACCGGTCACCGGGGATGATGACACTGATTTCGATGGCGATCAGCGTCGCGTTCGTCTATAGCCTCGCGAGCGTGTTCTTCCCGACGGAGTCGGCGTTCTTCTGGGAGCTCGTGACACTGATAGACATCATGCTGCTCGGTCATTGGATCGAGATGCGGTCCGTACGACGGGCCTCGAGCGCGGTCGACGAGCTGGCGAAACTGATGCCCGATACTGCCGAGCGGATTACCGACGACGGTGACACCGAGGAAGTCCCGGTGAGCGAACTCTCCGAGGGCGACCTCATGCTCGTCCGGCCGGGTGCGAGTGTCCCTGCTGACGGCATCGTTGAAAAAGGTGATTCAGACATCGAGGAGTCGATGATTACGGGTGAGTCGAAACCGGTCTCGAAAGAACCCGGCGATGAGGTCATCGGCGGGACGATCAATGGCGACGGCAGTCTCCGCGTGCGCGTCGGTGCGACAGGAGATGAGACGACGCTCGCGGGGATTATGCGACTCGTCGAGGAAGCCCAGCAGAGCAAGTCCCAAACCCAAGTGCTGGCCGACCGCGCGGCCGGCTGGCTGTTCTACGTCGCCCTCGGGGCGGCAGTCGTGACAGCAATCGCGTGGACAATCGCGGTATCGTTCAACGCAACAGTTATCGAGCGCGTTGTTACGGTGCTCGTCATCGCCTGTCCACACGCACTCGGCCTCGCCATCCCACTGGTCGTCGCGATCAACACGTCACTCGCCGCTCGCAACGGGATGCTCGTGCGCGACCGCATCGCGATGGAGGACGCACGGAAACTGGACGCCATCATCTTCGACAAGACGGGGACGCTCACCGAAGGCGAACACGGTGTCGTCGACATGGCGACCGTCAACAGCGTCGACGAAGACGACGCACTCGCGCTGGCGGCGGCCGTCGAGAGCGACTCCGAGCACATGATTGCGCGTGCCATCCGCGAAGCCGCCGAGGAGCAAGACCTCACTGCACCCGACGCGACCGACTTCGAGGCGATCAAGGGCAGGGGTGTCCGAGCGAACGTCGATGGAAACGAGGTGTACGTCGGCGGGCCGAATCTGCTGACCCAACTCGATCGCGAGGTCCCTGACCACCTCCGGCGTTTCGCTGACGAGGCCGGACAGAACGCACAGACTGTCGTGTATCTCGTTCGCGAAGGAGAATTGATCGCCGCGTTCGCGATGGCCGACGTGATCCGCGAGGAGAGTTTCCGCGTCGTCGACGCCCTCCATGACTTGGGCATTGAGGTAGCGATGCTGACTGGTGACTCCCAAGACGTCGCCAACGCCGTCGCCGACGAACTGGGCATCGACACGGTGTTCGCTGAGGTTCTCCCTGAAGACAAGGACAAAAAAGTTCAGGAACTCCAAGACCAGGGCAAGCTCGTGGGGATGGTTGGCGACGGCGTGAACGACGCGCCGGCACTGACGCGAGCAGACGTCGGCATCGCTATCGGGAGCGGCACCGACGTCGCGGTCCAGTCGGCTGACGTTATCCTCGTCCAGAACAACCCGATGGACGTGGTTCGGCTCGTCAAACTGAGCAAGGCGAGCTACCGGAAGATGCAGGAGAATATCGTCTGGGCGGCCGGGTACAACATCTTCGCAATTCCGCTTGCAGCGGGCGTCCTTGCGCCGATAGGGATTCTGCTGTCGCCCGCTGTGGGCGCGCTGTTGATGTCGATGAGTACGGTTATCGTCGCGATCAACGCGCAACTGCTCCGGCGGATCGATCTTTCCATCCCGAGTTTGCCGGACGTGTCATCAGACAGAGGCGCACAACCGGCCGACTAG